The Pyrus communis chromosome 8, drPyrComm1.1, whole genome shotgun sequence region AAGGTTGGCCTTCTCTGCACTCAAGACATGCCTAAGCTCCGACCATCCATGTCTACCGTTGTTCAAATGCTGACAGGTGCATTAGATGTGAATGAGGGGAAGATATCCAAACCAGGGCTGTTTTCTGAATTTATGGAGCATACAGAAGGTGGGAGAGATAAGGCCAACAAAAGAGGTCCATCTCACACGATATCCACCTCAGGGAAGTTTATcaattcatcatcttcatcagaAGCTGCCGCCACTTCATTTGCTACTATGACCTTCAATTCTATATATGACCGAAGCAATTAGGGCAGTCAGGATCCATCCATTTTTTCGAAATTTTCTCTGGTTTGGTCAGGCTGTAGGCAATTTAATTCTTCTAGGTTATATACGGAAACAAGgagtaatatatatttttacgtGGATACGAATGTCTTCCTAAGAACTAGCCAAATCATTTTTCAGGTGTAAATGTTTCTTGTCAATcgaactttcatttttttcggGTCTGTAAAGAAGGCTTGACTACATACAATTCTTCCATGCTTTACTTCGAGTCCAAGTATTGTGCGGCAGTGCTCCGTTCTCGTCTTCAGACAGTTTCCTTcgaattgtagtagatatggaTAGAAATGCATTCAAGAAGTAAAAATTAGTCAGTCAAATTTAAACATGTCGTCTTTTAACTGGACTATTCTCCCACATTGCCCTGGCATGTGGCGGAAAACATACCCGCGAAACTCTTCTTCGTCTCATGAGCATCTGTTTATGCATCACTTTTCTGCTGCTAAGTTAAAAGATTTAATTAGACGCGACGATGAAgacattttcttcttcaaacttATGCTGATTCGCTACAAGCCTTCCCACAGGGTAATGTATTACTGATAGACATTGAAACGGGATCAAAAGTAGAACTTCCGGTTGGACTCGAAGTCTCGAAGTGAACCAGTAGGTTTTGAAGGCATGCGAAAATCCAAAACTTCAATATAAGATGTGATGTTAATATTTCGTAAAAGCTGAACATTTTCGTACGAAGATGATACAATAGTTTGAATGTTTGATCAtcctaaaaaaatttgaacgaGAAATTGCATAAGTGATTGTATATCTTTTGTGCAGATATAtaggtaaatatatatatatatatatatatatatctctagCTAGCTAGTTTCTATTTCTGCAGCATCTGCACCACAGAATGAGAAAACAAAGCACTCTATAACCAATTATGAATACCAGCATCAcacccaaattgctccatttctGTGCTTCTTTTAAACCCTGCTGTCTCAAGAATCCGTCCCCGAAAAGGTTGCATCCTTCGTTGCCAATCTGTTGAATGCATCTCCTTCCCTGCTCTCCTCCATACTCATTTATCATAAAGCAATCGAACGGGTACTTGAAAAGACTCAAGTAGTACATGAATATCCAGTAGCTTGGGAGCCTGTCCTTTGAAATGAAGTATCccgaaaagagaaagaaagatccCATGAGCCCGGAAATCAGGGAACTCCCCATGATGAAGTTGGGCACAAGAGCACTGAAGCAGGCCACAACAGAATTGGACATGAGAAGAACCATCCAGACCACCAGAGAGAAGTAGAGGAATGCATCAATGTCCCTCCTCAATCCGACTAGCCAGTAAACCGGTGCGGTGAACAGAAAACAAACCATCAAAAGGAAAGGGAGAAAAATGAGGGTGTTTGCTATGACATAGGAGGAAACTCGATAGGCTCCCTTGGAAGTCTCACTCATTAGTATTCTTCGCTCTTGTAAGAAAATCGGTAGGCCTTCTGTGCTGGAAGACAGCAAGAATGTGAGGCTGAAGGCGAAAAATCCAGTTTGTGTTTGCAAGGCAAAGCTCCCTTTTTCCGTTCCAACATTAAAGAAAATGCTTCCGAGTACGAATCCAGCTACCAAGGCTTGTATAACTCTAGTGACAAACAATTGCTTTGTTCTAAATATGTTGCTACAAAATCTTTGCCCTAGTATTACAACTTCCCGGGGACGCGAATTTGGGTAGACTGGAAGCTTCTTTGCTAAGATACCAGAGCATACAAACCTTTGTTCTAGAGGCCGGAAACGTTGGTTGCGCAAGGTTTCTGAAGTTTGTGCACCCTCCAAGCtctcgataacatcaatggcgAATTCGAGCAAGTTAACATGGTTGGGGATGCGATGGCCAGCTAAATTGAGCGTTTCTTGTAGAAGACACAATGATCCATTGTGGATCACAGTTCCACTTGAAAGCAGAACAACGCGATCGAACATCTCTAGGATTCGGAAACCTGGTTGGTGAATTGTCAGGACAATAGTTTTACCCTGATTGAAAACCATTGTTCTGAGCAATGAGACTACATGGAAAGCTGAGGCAGAATCCAACCCTGAAGTTGGTTCATCAATCAAAACCACAGCTGGATTATGAACTAAATCGACTCCAATCGAAACCCTGCGCCTTTCACCACCCGAAATCCCGTTGTTTGATCCCCAGCCGACTCTTGAACCCGCGACATGTACCAGCCCGAGCTCCTTCATCAGCTTCCTCACTTTATCTGCAGCATTTTTCCTCCCACCAGGAAGCCTGAGCAGAGCACTGTACATGAGGGTTTCTTCAACTGTAAGTAACGGAAATAGGGCATCGTCCTGTGTGACATAGCCCGACATTCTGCGAAAACTTTTCGTGTCCATAGGCTGACCATTCACCAGCACCTCACCGCACACTTTCTTTGGGGATATCTTTCCAGCAAGAATCTCTAGCAGTGTGGTTTTTCCTGCTCCACTAGGGCCAGCAATTGCAGTGATCCCTGCAGGCCTTGCTTCACAATTCACATCCTTCAGAATGAATTTCGGAACTCTCCTCGAGCTCTCCCTGCAACACACGAATTTCATCTCATCGAATCGGGTTGATAATTTGTAGCACAAGTTTCTGGTTTCAAGTCTGTATGGCGTTCTCAGGCTGCCGGAAACCGGCATTTTCACAGGCAACTCCATGTTGTGGGGGGGGGAAGAGtggaagtgagagagagaatgtgatATTTGTGGGGTAGTGTAGATGAAATGGAGGAGATGAGCTAACGCACCAAACTGTTTGTTTGCTGTACAAGTTAGGGTAGAGGAGAAGCCAAAGTTTGAATACTTTTGCTTTCCTTCTGTTTTCTTGTTGGCAAACATAAATTCTGGAGTAACTTTTCGACACACTTGAAACACACTCACGTGACATTACTATTTCACTCAAATCAAACTCatggatttgtttttttattaatatacttCAAAAATTAGACATATCAGCTATATCGTTCATTCTTATTATAACACGTAAAATGATACACCACGTGACTTGTGTTTCAGATATGCGTATAAAATTCTCATAACTTCTCATGGGGGGTTTGGAGAAAACCCAAAAGAACAAAGTGCATGACTCCTTTTGGGAAGTTTGTTCAGGTGAGCAGAATATTGACTGTGCAGGGTTGGTGCTGGTTGCTTCACTATCTTCCACACACTAACTGCATCACCATATCATGCCAGTTTGGTGGGAATTTTTCTATATTTGGCCAATTAGTCAATTACAACAAATTGAGTGGCCaaactttgaaataaaaaagGTCATCCTCTTGGATAAACGTGCAGCCAAGCTTATCTTGGTTCTATGGGACTTGCC contains the following coding sequences:
- the LOC137743934 gene encoding ABC transporter G family member 10-like; protein product: MELPVKMPVSGSLRTPYRLETRNLCYKLSTRFDEMKFVCCRESSRRVPKFILKDVNCEARPAGITAIAGPSGAGKTTLLEILAGKISPKKVCGEVLVNGQPMDTKSFRRMSGYVTQDDALFPLLTVEETLMYSALLRLPGGRKNAADKVRKLMKELGLVHVAGSRVGWGSNNGISGGERRRVSIGVDLVHNPAVVLIDEPTSGLDSASAFHVVSLLRTMVFNQGKTIVLTIHQPGFRILEMFDRVVLLSSGTVIHNGSLCLLQETLNLAGHRIPNHVNLLEFAIDVIESLEGAQTSETLRNQRFRPLEQRFVCSGILAKKLPVYPNSRPREVVILGQRFCSNIFRTKQLFVTRVIQALVAGFVLGSIFFNVGTEKGSFALQTQTGFFAFSLTFLLSSSTEGLPIFLQERRILMSETSKGAYRVSSYVIANTLIFLPFLLMVCFLFTAPVYWLVGLRRDIDAFLYFSLVVWMVLLMSNSVVACFSALVPNFIMGSSLISGLMGSFFLFSGYFISKDRLPSYWIFMYYLSLFKYPFDCFMINEYGGEQGRRCIQQIGNEGCNLFGDGFLRQQGLKEAQKWSNLGVMLVFIIGYRVLCFLILWCRCCRNRN